A stretch of the Dioscorea cayenensis subsp. rotundata cultivar TDr96_F1 chromosome 4, TDr96_F1_v2_PseudoChromosome.rev07_lg8_w22 25.fasta, whole genome shotgun sequence genome encodes the following:
- the LOC120258266 gene encoding protein FMP32, mitochondrial-like encodes MHSLISLRRAVALLRPIPSPKPELAALGGIRFWSGLVKANGNRAFLVDTLALVRKLEAQGLPTKHAEAITSAVTEVLNDSLQNVAQSFVSKEEMQKSELLQDANLSKFKSQVQSSQEHHFSLLQRETEKLRVDIEKMRSELKYEIDKVTAGQRLDLNLERGRIRDELAKQNSGTMELTTKLDREIHALRAQLEAAKYDVIKYCIGTLVSISAVGLAIARIVM; translated from the exons ATGCATTCGTTGATTTCTTTGAGACGAGCTGTAGCGCTGCTCCGGCCGATCCCTTCGCCGAAGCCGGAATTGGCCGCACTTGGTGGTATCCGCTTCTGGTCTGGTCTCGTCAAGGCTAATGGAAATAGGGCTTTCCTCGTTGACACCTTGGCTCTG GTCAGGAAGCTAGAGGCGCAAGGGTTGCCGACTAAGCATGCAGAGGCGATAACCTCGGCTGTTACTGAGGTTTTGAACGATAGTCTCCAGAATGTTGCGCAGTCCTTTGTGTCCAAAGAGGAAATGCAGAAG AGCGAACTGTTGCAGGATGCCAATCTCTCCAAGTTCAAATCGCAAGTCCAAAGTTCACAA GAGCACCATTTTTCTTTACTGCAACGTGAGACTGAGAAACTTAGGGTCGATATAGAGAAAATGCGCAGTGAACTaaa ATATGAGATTGATAAAGTTACAGCTGGACAACGTCTGGATCTGAACCTAGAGAGAGG GCGCATACGTGATGAACTTGCCAAGCAAAACTCAGGAACCATGGAACTCACTACCAAGCTTGACCGG GAAATTCATGCATTAAGGGCTCAACTGGAAGCAGCAAAATATGATGTTATTAAATACTGCATTGGTACCCTTGTTTCAATCTCTGCTGTTGGTCTGGCTATTGCCCGGATAGTGATGTAG
- the LOC120259231 gene encoding cytochrome P450 84A1-like, translated as MDYVHEFASMNFIIFFIAPLLILLSITTLRNRRKLPLPPGPLGLPIIGNMLMMDQLTHRGLANLAQKHGGLFHLRLGFLHAITVSTPDMARQVLQVQDNLFSNRPATIAISYLTYNRSDMAFAHYGPFWRQMRKLCVMKLFSRKRAESWASVRDEVDRAVRAAASVSPGSAVNIGELVFNLTKNITFRAAFGSQSHEEQDEFISILQEFSKLFGAFNIGDFIPWLRLMDLQGINKRLKKARLSLDKFIDHIIDEHIANPKEGDDVDGDMVDDMLAFFEDYGSSEKKDSAGDELQATLKLTRDNIKAIIMDVMFGGTETVASAIEWAMAELMRSPDELKRLQQELTDVIGLDRKVHESDLDKLPFLKCVTKETLRLHPPIPLLLHETATDCELAGYFIPARSRVMINSFAIGRDPSSWKDPNTFRPSRFAPGGEASGIDFKGNFFELLPFGSGRRSCPGMQLGLYSLELAVAQLIHCFKWELPEGMKPAELDMGDVFGLTAPRAVRLVAVPSPRLACTLV; from the exons atgGATTATGTCCATGAGTTTGCATCAATgaacttcatcatcttcttcatagcTCCACTCTTAATCCTCTTATCAATCACAACACTAAGAAACAGAAGAAAGCTTCCACTTCCTCCAGGTCCTCTAGGCCTTCCCATCATCGGCAACATGCTCATGATGGACCAGCTCACGCACAGAGGTTTAGCAAACCTCGCACAAAAACACGGCGGCCTTTTCCATCTCCGTCTCGGCTTCCTCCACGCCATCACCGTCTCCACCCCTGACATGGCACGCCAAGTCCTCCAAGTTCAAGACAACCTCTTCTCCAACCGCCCTGCCACCATCGCCATCTCCTACCTCACCTACAACCGTTCCGACATGGCCTTTGCTCACTACGGTCCGTTCTGGCGCCAGATGCGCAAGCTCTGCGTGATGAAGCTGTTCAGCCGCAAGCGCGCAGAGTCTTGGGCTTCCGTGCGCGACGAGGTTGACCGCGCTGTGCGCGCGGCCGCCTCGGTCTCTCCGGGCTCAGCCGTGAACATAGGCGAGCTTGTTTTTAACTTGACTAAAAATATCACGTTCAGGGCTGCGTTTGGGTCGCAGTCTCATGAGGAGCAGGATGAGTTTATATCCATTTTGCAGGAGTTTTCTAAACTTTTTGGGGCGTTTAATATTGGAGATTTCATTCCTTGGTTAAGGTTGATGGATTTGCAGGGGATTAATAAGAGGTTGAAGAAGGCCAGGCTTTCTCTTGATAAGTTTATTGATCATATAATTGATGAACATATTGCGAATCCCAAGGaaggtgatgatgttgatggtgaTATGGTGGATGATATGTTGGCCTTCTTTGAGGACTACGGTAGCAGTGAGAAGAAGGACTCTGCTGGTGATGAGCTCCAAGCTACGCTTAAGCTTACCAGGGACAACATCAAAGCTATTATCATG gATGTAATGTTCGGAGGAACAGAAACAGTAGCATCAGCCATCGAATGGGCAATGGCCGAGCTCATGCGAAGCCCAGACGAGCTCAAGCGCCTGCAACAAGAGCTCACCGACGTCATCGGCCTCGACCGGAAAGTCCATGAGTCCGACCTCGATAAGCTTCCATTCCTCAAATGCGTAACCAAAGAAACACTTCGACTCCACCCACCCATCCCTCTCCTCCTTCATGAGACAGCCACCGACTGTGAGCTCGCCGGCTACTTCATCCCGGCTCGTTCCCGAGTCATGATCAACAGCTTCGCCATCGGCCGTGACCCATCCTCTTGGAAAGACCCCAACACCTTCCGACCATCACGGTTTGCTCCAGGCGGAGAAGCTTCCGGTATTGACTTCAAAGGGAACTTCTTTGAGCTCTTGCCTTTTGGGTCAGGGAGGAGGTCATGCCCGGGGATGCAGCTGGGGTTGTACTCACTAGAGCTTGCCGTGGCGCAGTTGATTCATTGCTTTAAGTGGGAGCTGCCGGAAGGGATGAAGCCGGCGGAGCTGGACATGGGGGATGTGTTTGGGTTGACCGCGCCGAGGGCTGTGCGGCTCGTTGCTGTTCCGAGTCCCAGACTTGCTTGCACTCTCGTCTGA